From Thermogladius calderae 1633, a single genomic window includes:
- a CDS encoding rubrerythrin produces MVLLEDLVRLFQEYSEVEKRYAEELKSITSKFRHPLLKALIESVAQDSLKHSLMYQALAEIARGGLPLLTEEELEYIREGIVKHIQAEAEMIAKTKKLLEESKEPYSKLILAAILDDEKRHHTLLLDIHDKVAVKEKFGEEELWDAVWKDSPWHGTPGG; encoded by the coding sequence GTGGTCTTGTTGGAGGACCTCGTGAGGCTTTTCCAGGAGTACTCCGAGGTAGAGAAGAGGTACGCCGAGGAGCTCAAGTCCATAACGAGCAAGTTCAGGCACCCGCTTCTTAAGGCCTTGATAGAGAGCGTCGCGCAAGACTCCCTGAAACACTCGCTGATGTACCAGGCTCTAGCGGAGATAGCAAGGGGTGGGCTACCACTCTTAACGGAAGAGGAGCTGGAGTACATTAGGGAGGGCATCGTCAAGCACATACAAGCCGAGGCAGAGATGATCGCGAAGACTAAGAAGCTCCTGGAGGAGAGTAAGGAGCCCTACTCTAAGCTGATACTGGCGGCAATACTCGACGACGAGAAGAGGCACCATACACTCCTACTCGATATACACGACAAGGTGGCGGTGAAGGAGAAGTTCGGCGAAGAGGAGTTGTGGGACGCGGTATGGAAGGACAGCCCGTGGCACGGGACGCCGGGTGGGTGA
- a CDS encoding DNA topoisomerase IV subunit A, which yields MSSVDVKARMNAIGVLKEKFKIILDQIQRGEKPILVMPKRVLSNTIYDEKNKMLLLGPDVLRRSLIDVNEARKFMQTLLMASIIYEALVNNEYPTIRDLYYRGKHSIGYRDVDGKMVHENTWDEQKESDSVIRDLEVFMNVLREEMLILSKEKGKVVGNLVIRSGDDTIDLSKMGHGAYSIEPTPDLVEFKDVDAEYVLVVEKDAVFQQLHRYGFWRKYRAILVTSAGQPDRATRRFVRRLNEELKLPVYVLTDSDPYGFYIYSVFKIGSITLSYESERLATPNARFIGVSMTDVFGDEVFRKVLDEVKEVGGFTRTTLGKLKKKPYLSESERRNYVIKAKQRDVERAVELVGYDVADKCVESSELRSKLKKKEGLTGYPWFRTPDWVRELCIFFKTLNKLEIEAMASKGLKFLADTYIPSKIEGGDWID from the coding sequence ATGTCGAGTGTAGACGTTAAGGCGAGGATGAACGCTATAGGTGTGTTGAAGGAGAAGTTCAAGATCATACTAGACCAGATACAGAGAGGCGAGAAGCCGATTCTAGTCATGCCCAAGAGGGTCCTGTCCAACACGATCTACGACGAGAAGAACAAAATGCTCCTCCTGGGCCCCGACGTGCTTAGGAGGTCGCTCATCGACGTAAACGAGGCTAGGAAGTTCATGCAGACCCTCTTAATGGCCTCCATAATATACGAGGCACTAGTCAACAACGAGTACCCCACTATACGTGACTTGTACTACAGGGGTAAGCACAGTATAGGGTACAGAGACGTAGACGGGAAGATGGTGCACGAGAACACCTGGGACGAGCAGAAGGAGTCCGACAGCGTCATAAGAGACCTGGAGGTCTTCATGAACGTCCTGAGAGAGGAGATGCTCATCCTAAGCAAGGAAAAAGGGAAGGTAGTAGGGAACCTCGTGATCAGGAGCGGCGATGACACGATAGACTTGAGCAAAATGGGGCACGGGGCCTACTCGATCGAGCCCACCCCCGACCTGGTGGAATTCAAAGACGTGGACGCAGAGTACGTGCTGGTAGTCGAGAAGGACGCTGTATTCCAGCAACTCCACAGGTACGGGTTCTGGCGGAAGTACAGAGCCATACTAGTCACGAGCGCCGGGCAACCCGACAGGGCCACGAGGAGGTTTGTTAGGAGGCTCAACGAGGAGCTAAAATTGCCTGTCTACGTGTTGACGGACAGCGACCCCTACGGTTTCTACATCTACAGCGTCTTCAAGATAGGTTCTATAACCCTCTCCTACGAGAGCGAGAGGCTCGCTACTCCTAATGCTAGGTTTATAGGCGTCTCTATGACGGACGTCTTCGGTGACGAGGTCTTCCGCAAGGTTCTAGACGAAGTCAAGGAGGTAGGCGGGTTCACTAGAACTACTCTGGGCAAGCTCAAGAAGAAGCCCTACTTGTCGGAGAGCGAGAGGAGGAACTACGTTATAAAGGCGAAACAACGCGACGTCGAGCGCGCGGTGGAGCTCGTGGGGTACGATGTAGCTGACAAGTGCGTAGAAAGCTCCGAGCTCAGGTCTAAGCTCAAAAAGAAGGAGGGTCTTACGGGCTACCCGTGGTTTAGAACTCCGGACTGGGTCAGAGAACTCTGTATATTCTTCAAGACCCTTAACAAGCTCGAGATAGAGGCGATGGCCAGTAAGGGTCTGAAATTCCTCGCGGATACGTACATACCGAGTAAGATAGAGGGTGGCGACTGGATAGACTAA